A region from the Campylobacter blaseri genome encodes:
- the nrfD gene encoding NrfD/PsrC family molybdoenzyme membrane anchor subunit yields MNNMWGSMEQFSHIYWPWPIAIYLFLAGLSAGAIMIALLVKWNKHEDNTNSIWDAMVKAGAITGPIAISVGLLLLIVDLGKPLSFYWLMLKYNFVSVMTLGVLILCVYTPISFLFAMIIFEKEIENSKLLSFLSPITKFIRSFAHLAKYVEYILMILAICVAMYTGFLLSAIQKLPLWNTPILPLLFLVSGFSSGIAANILVGMAFFKGSLNKDSIKYLLVLDLRAIMFEIPVLIMLFLGLHFAGGQAAEAGVQAITHPTYGMMFWIGVVAIGIVSPIVIAATALKNHAYRPVYIVLNCFLILIGVVLLRFFIVYAGQICTGL; encoded by the coding sequence ATGAATAATATGTGGGGAAGTATGGAACAATTTAGCCATATTTATTGGCCATGGCCAATTGCTATTTATCTGTTTTTAGCAGGGCTTAGTGCTGGTGCTATAATGATTGCATTATTAGTTAAATGGAATAAACACGAAGATAATACAAATTCAATTTGGGATGCTATGGTTAAAGCTGGTGCCATTACAGGGCCTATTGCTATATCTGTTGGGCTTTTGCTTTTAATTGTTGATTTAGGAAAGCCATTAAGTTTTTATTGGTTGATGCTGAAATATAATTTTGTTTCAGTAATGACGCTAGGTGTTTTAATACTATGTGTATATACACCAATATCTTTTTTATTTGCAATGATAATTTTTGAAAAAGAGATAGAAAATAGTAAATTGCTATCATTTCTTAGCCCTATAACTAAATTTATAAGATCTTTTGCACATTTGGCAAAATATGTAGAGTATATCCTTATGATACTTGCTATTTGTGTGGCTATGTATACAGGATTTTTACTAAGTGCAATACAAAAACTTCCTTTATGGAATACACCAATTCTTCCGCTTCTGTTCTTAGTTTCAGGGTTTTCAAGTGGGATTGCAGCAAACATATTGGTAGGAATGGCATTTTTTAAAGGATCATTAAATAAAGATAGTATAAAATATCTATTAGTTCTTGATCTTAGAGCAATTATGTTTGAGATACCAGTTCTAATAATGCTATTTTTAGGGCTTCATTTTGCAGGTGGGCAAGCTGCTGAAGCTGGGGTACAAGCTATAACTCATCCTACATACGGAATGATGTTTTGGATAGGTGTGGTTGCTATAGGTATTGTATCTCCAATTGTAATAGCTGCAACAGCTTTGAAAAATCATGCATATAGACCAGTTTATATAGTGCTTAATTGCTTTTTAATCTTGATAGGCGTTGTGCTTTTAAGATTTTTTATAGTTTATGCAGGTCAAATTTGCACTGGGTTATGA
- a CDS encoding 4Fe-4S dicluster domain-containing protein, producing the protein MKKYVMIHDENLCIGCQACSVACRNENDTSDGVYRLQVHAEMKGVFPNLKTNFLRHSCVMCENAPCVEVCPTKASFQTDEGIVLLDESICVSCKYCVLACPYDARYVDPITKNIGKCTFCFTNRVAGGEQPACVTVCPTDALTFGDANDYNSEVSKVIATNSIKYPKSELGTKPKLGFVENKKGGRYE; encoded by the coding sequence ATGAAAAAATATGTAATGATTCACGATGAAAATTTATGCATAGGCTGTCAAGCGTGTTCAGTTGCTTGTAGAAATGAAAACGATACAAGCGACGGTGTTTATAGGCTTCAAGTACATGCAGAAATGAAAGGTGTTTTTCCAAATTTAAAAACTAATTTTTTAAGACATAGTTGTGTTATGTGTGAAAATGCCCCTTGTGTTGAGGTTTGTCCTACAAAAGCAAGTTTTCAAACAGATGAAGGGATTGTACTTTTGGATGAAAGTATCTGTGTTAGTTGTAAATATTGCGTTTTAGCCTGTCCTTATGATGCTAGGTATGTTGACCCTATAACTAAAAATATAGGAAAATGCACTTTTTGTTTTACAAACAGAGTTGCAGGTGGCGAACAGCCTGCTTGTGTTACAGTTTGTCCAACTGATGCACTAACTTTTGGTGATGCAAATGATTATAATAGCGAAGTGAGCAAGGTTATAGCTACTAATAGTATAAAGTATCCAAAAAGTGAACTAGGCACAAAACCAAAGCTTGGATTTGTTGAAAACAAAAAAGGAGGCCGTTATGAATAA
- a CDS encoding response regulator transcription factor — MKILLLEDDYNYRQSIKEYLEDIGYEVDEASDGLEACNKIKDNTYHLLILDIKVPEISGHEVMKYAKRLNLQTPIMIMTSLIDIDDMAIGYDLGCNEYLKKPFNLAELKFRVNELMRKYYARDDKNLITIASVFNYNTVNKTITNGDKTINLSSRELDLLNYLLYKKGSFVTINELISELWDEEINSADIRMHVMKIRQKTADNFILSKRGLGYKLNV, encoded by the coding sequence TTGAAAATTCTTCTTTTGGAAGATGATTATAATTATAGACAAAGTATAAAAGAATATCTTGAAGATATAGGATACGAAGTTGATGAAGCAAGCGATGGGTTAGAAGCTTGCAATAAAATAAAAGATAACACATACCACCTCTTAATACTTGATATAAAAGTTCCTGAAATTTCAGGACATGAAGTGATGAAGTATGCAAAAAGGCTAAATTTACAAACACCCATTATGATAATGACATCTTTAATAGATATAGATGATATGGCTATTGGGTATGATCTTGGCTGTAATGAATATCTTAAAAAGCCTTTTAATTTAGCCGAGCTTAAATTTAGGGTCAACGAGCTTATGAGAAAATACTATGCAAGAGATGATAAGAATCTAATAACCATAGCTTCTGTTTTTAACTATAACACTGTAAACAAAACAATTACTAATGGAGACAAAACTATAAATTTAAGCAGTAGAGAGCTTGATCTTTTAAACTATCTTCTATATAAAAAAGGAAGTTTTGTAACTATAAATGAGCTCATAAGTGAACTTTGGGATGAGGAAATAAATAGTGCTGATATAAGAATGCATGTTATGAAAATTAGACAAAAAACAGCTGATAATTTTATACTCTCTAAAAGAGGGCTTGGCTATAAGCTAAATGTTTAA